The Euphorbia lathyris chromosome 3, ddEupLath1.1, whole genome shotgun sequence genome contains a region encoding:
- the LOC136222861 gene encoding VQ motif-containing protein 9-like: protein MDKTCQSSVDSTITTRNHYLKNLNKLSHKISKPNISTSNNSHILNNNLNQSQSLDYHINKNDFRDVVQKLTGSPAHQSFSAPPLIHPPKPSHSGLEHIRPPPLGDITHIPLPSSNASPHPLPPPLSPLQPFPLVHPAAESPVSAYMHDLHNSNSIPTAYWGFSHMVPLDSPARNNLTLEPASAMMTSQPQSRLILKADTNFINSDIPPDSSVTSIISPDDDETQQINNLLSAPPSDFIFTNHQNSNFDSSNFSNFGGEQSNQNVHMMMPCHDVELPPLPPDMIIGFGMSLSFWGINLGRI, encoded by the coding sequence ATGGATAAAACATGTCAATCCTCTGTTGATTCTACCATTACCACTAGAAATCATTACCTTAAAAACCTCAATAAATTATCCCATAAGATCTCAAAACCAAATATCTCAACCTCCAACAATTCTCATATTTTGAATAATAATCTTAATCAATCACAATCACTGGACTAtcatattaacaagaatgatttTAGGGATGTTGTCCAGAAGCTCACCGGCTCTCCTGCGCATCAAAGCTTCTCTGCTCCTCCACTTATTCACCCGCCTAAGCCTTCCCACTCTGGCCTCGAACATATCCGACCTCCTCCCTTGGGGGACATTACCCACATCCCCCTTCCTTCATCGAACGCTTCCCCACACCCACTACCACCTCCTCTATCACCCTTACAGCCCTTTCCACTAGTCCATCCGGCTGCTGAATCTCCCGTTTCTGCTTATATGCATGATCTTCACAACTCCAACTCCATCCCCACCGCCTATTGGGGATTTTCGCATATGGTCCCACTGGATTCTCCAGCCCGGAATAATCTAACTCTGGAGCCGGCCTCTGCCATGATGACGTCACAGCCACAGTCTCGGCTAATTTTAAAAGCTgatactaattttattaattcagATATCCCTCCTGATTCTTCTGTTACCTCCATTATTTCACCTGATGATGATGAAACTCAACAAATCAATAATCTCTTATCAGCTCCTCCTTCTGATTTCATCTTCACTAATCATCAGAACTCTAATTTTGATTCATCTAATTTCTCTAATTTTGGTGGAGAACAATCGAATCAAAATGTTCATATGATGATGCCTTGTCATGATGTTGAGCTTCCTCCTTTGCCTCCTGATATGATAATAGGTTTTGGAATGAGTCTGAGTTTTTGGGGAATCAATTTGGGGAGAATATGA